The following is a genomic window from Butyricimonas faecihominis.
ACGCAAACGTGTTTACCCAACTAAATCCGTATAAAATATTATCATGCATGTTCCAGCGTCCGGAAAGAGACCAAATAGGCAAGAACTTTTCATGACTTCTGTCCCCGAATTTATTCGACCAATCCGCACGAATGTTCCCGTTCAATATATAAGTATTCTTCCAAGCCCACGAAGCACTGAAAATCAATCCCACCTGACGAGTCAGATTATCCTCCATACGACCTCGTGCCTCATCCGAATGCGACCATTCCGTGAAAGACGTGTATTTCTTAATATCCCAATTATCAAAAATCATCCCGCGATCCGGAAGATAATTTCTCTTGGTTATCCCGAAACCAGAATATTTCGAATGACTCAGTTCTCCGATTAAGTTTGCCGTTATACTTTGATTTTCAGTCAACGATTTGTTATAAGTGAGTGTTCCGCGAAGACTATAACTCTCGTTTTTCGTATTCGATAATTTCAACTCTCCTCCGGCGACACTTGTAGCCGCTGCAGCATTTTGGTCACCGATCTCCAAAGCAGAATTCGGTAAGGCCCGTTTCACAATACACCTCATTGCCAACATCCTACTCGTCTCTTCTCCGTAATAAGTGTCATCGTCCGTGTGGGAAACATTATACGAGAAGTTCACCTCCGCTTTCAGCGAGGAAATAATTCGATAGCCCAACGCCATCTGCATCCCGATTTGATCCGTATCAATATGCCGCCATGAATGCTCCATATCGTTAATAATATTATAATCGGACTTATATTGACTGTTTTGGTCTACATCATAAAATACCAATTCCCCATCTTCCCCGTAAGCAGGCACACTACGAGAGGTGTTGTAAGCGTAATTTGCTACCCCCACATCTTCCGGGGTATACTCTTTCTTTTGCAAATTTCCGTTCAATCCAAAACGGAAATCCCACTTGTCATAATTCACGCTCAAATTGGTCATAGCCGTGTAACGCTTGTTACCTTCACCCCGCGTGTTTCCTTTCTCATCCATGTAACTCAAGGATGAATAATAGCGAAAATTTTCCGATCCCCCGGATACGCTCAACGTGTGATTGTGAGAATAGGTATCCTGTAACAAAATGCCCAACCAATCCGTGTTGGCGGTCTCCATCTCGGACACCTTTCCCACGAATTCATTATACGTGATCTTATTATTCAAATAATCAGAGTAAGCGGCCTCATACCCGACCCAAGCTCCAAGAGACGGCATTCTCCATCCGGCACTAATCGCCTCACGAGAATAAGCGATACGCTCCATCGAATTCATCACGTTCACCGCCCGATCCGTGTAACGCGGGCGCTGACGGAAAGTACCGGTTAAACTATAAGTCACGGCAGGTTTCCCCACTTTCCCCTTTTTGGTCGTGATCACGATCACCCCGTTGGAAGCCTTCGGTCCGTAAATCGCCGTGGCAGAAGCATCCTTCAGGACATCGATCTGATCAATATCACTCGGGTTCAAGCCGGAAATAGCATTCCCAAGCAGGTTCACGAAGTCCAAATCATTGATATTCGAGGCATCCACGTTGACCGGATCTTGCAAGATCACTCCATCCAACACCCACAAAGGCGCTGTTGATCCCAACAAAGTCGTCGTTCCCCGTATCTTGATCTTAGGTGAGGCTCCCACCTGCCCCGTGTTTTGCATGAAAATCATCCCCGGTACCTGTCCTTCCAACATTTGATCCAGCGTGCTGACTCCCGGCTGCATGATATCATCCATTTTCAAGGAGGTGATTGAACTCGTGGATTTCCGTTTGTCCATATTGTAATACCCCAAGGAGACTACCTCTTCTAATTCGTTCACATCCTCCTCCATGAAGATGCGGAGCGTGTCGCTTGCTGCCGTGAACTTCACCTGCCGCAATTGGTATCCCACGAACGAGAACTCCAACATACCTTCTGTCATAGGCAAATCCATAGCGAACCATCCCCTAGTATCCGTTGCCGTTCCCAAGGGCACTCCCGCTACTTTTACGGTTACACCCGGAAGCGGCTGCTTTTGCGTGTCATAAACGAATCCCTTCACTCGTAACGACTTCTTTTGAGATTGCTTTAACACTATAGGTTTAATAATAACCATATTATCCACATACTCCCACGTGAAATTATTACCAAGAATATATTGCAACACATCATCCACTTTCACATTTTTCACATCAAGCGAAATTTTCCGGTCCACCTTAATCTCGTCAAAGCTGTAAAAGAAATCCAATTGTGTCTGTTTCTTCAACTCCGAAATCACATTGACAAATGACATTTCTTCCACTTTCAGCGTCACCATCTGATCCTGTGCCCTCACAGATGCAGAAAGCGAAAAAACGAAACCACATATTAACAAAAAAGTCAATTTCATAATCATCAAAATTTTGGCACATCGATTTCTTAACGGAATCCACGTGCCCGTTCGATTTTTTTTCATACTTTTGTAATAAGAGTTAAACAATCATCCTTCAGGGATCGCGAGTCCCCGCGGGACGTTTACCACACCGGGAGTTGTTGCTGCAATTCCCGGATTGTTTTTAATTATTCCTGTTTATTATTTACTTCACTCACCGTCACCACCCGGCCATTCACGCTAAAGCGTACCCGCGTGGTTTTCTCGATAATCGAGAATATCTTGTTTGCTGAATATTCCTTGTTAATCACCCCGGCAAAAGCAAAACGTTTCACCTTCTCGGAAGTAAAGAAGAAATCGATGTCATACCAACGTTCCAGTTGCACCGTGATCTCCTCCAACGTGGCTCCCTCGAAATAGAACTTCCCGTCGATCCATGCGGTATAAATAGACGTGTCGACCTCTTTTGTCTTAAAAGCCCCGTCTTTCCATTCCGCTTGTTGCCCCGGTAAAATAACTTCACCCTTCCCGGTCAACCGATCACCTACTCGCACCTTGCCACTCACGAGCGTCGTCCGTACAGCCTGTTCCGAAACATAAGCACTCACGTTAAAACTTGTTCCCAGTACACGCACATCCACCTCTTTCGCTTCCACGATAAAAGGCTTCGTAGTATCCTTCGCCACCTCGAAATACCCTTCCCCTTCCAGATACACCCGCCGCTCTTTTCCCTCGAAACGAGTCGGGAAACGAAGTCTCGATTCCGAATTCAAGTACACTTTCGAACCGTCAGCCAGAATCAATTGATACTCCCCTTTGCGGGGCACGATGATCGTGTTGTACTCGATCTTAGCGGGTGTCCCGGCCATCCGTTCATACGTCACGCTTTTAGAGGAATCGAGCCGGATGCGAACATCACCTTTATTCAGGATAGTGTCACCGGCAAGCAAGGATAAATCGATTCTTTCCCCTTGTTCCATAAGCAACACGGCACGAGGTGTTCCGGCTTCTATCTCCGGGACCACTCCCGCCACGAGAACATCCTTTTTCTCCCGTGAGTTTATCCATAAAATTCCGCCCAATAACAAAGGCAACATCACGGCAGCCACCCAACGCCATGCAACCACACGCCTCCGGTTCCGCCCCTCTCCCCGGTATTGCTTAACGATCCGCCACATTTTCTCTCGATCCGCCACCAACTCGTCTTTTTTCCGCATCCCGACCTCTCTCAACACACGCCTCACCCCGGTAAAATCCTCCTCCTTCCATATCCTCTCCCACTCGGCATCCCCCGGCTTAACCTTGCCCTCCAGTATCGCCCGTAACCAATCTTTCTCGTCTTTTGTACTCATACTATCTCGTTTTTTTAACGTAAAGCCTTCTCATCCGACTTTCTACACGTAAAGCGAGAAGTAGATCAATTAGGGTGAAAAGAAATCGTAATTTTTTTTAGAAATTTGTAATATTTCTCTTTTTTGCCCGTCGATAGCTATGATAGCAACCAAAACCGGCACGAATCGCCAACTCCGTCATGCACTCTCCCGCGTAAGTCGAATCGGCCAACAAAGACTCCATCTCTCGAAGACGGCAATCATTAATATAAGCATTAAAATTCATCCCGTACGTGCGGTTAATAAACGTGGAAAGATACGTGCGATTGGTCTGTAATCCCCCGGTCAGGTCCGTTATCTTCAATTCCGGGTTCAAGTAAGGCTTTTCCTCTCGCATATATTTCTCGAACCTTTCCTTATTCAAAAGCGGTGGTTTCTTGATAACCAAACGATCACCGGACGCCCCCCTCTCGCAAGGACACAAGACGTAATTCCCCACGATAACATTATAAGATATAATCGAGAACTGCAACAACAAAATACCGATCGGGAGAAAATCGACCCAATAACTTTCGGCAAAAAGAGGCTCCAATAGTGGCATACACAAAGAAACGAGAAACAAAAGCAACACGCTCCCTAACCAACGCAAGGGAGGCTCTCCCATGTCGCCCGACCGCTCCCGCGTAAGATGCCAGTAGCGGAACAAACGTTTCAGCCCCAGCAAAGTATAACAAAGACAAAACAGGAACGCCACCATCAATTGGGACGTGAAAAAACGAGTAAAATAAAAATAAACATCTTCCAGCGGACTATCCACGGCCACGATCGCTACCTGCACGTCCAAAGGTACGAAAAGGCTCCATACCAGAAGAGCAAACGGGATCAGCACGGGCAACCCGTAATGCCACGTGGAAAAACGCTCGGAAGAATCCACCCGTGTCAACCAGAAAACAACATGATAGAAGGTCACGGACATCATGATAAACGAACAATAACACAAGCTATTCAAATAAACGAAAAGACGAGGCGACCACGTATAGACAATCACACAGGCCCACCCGAAAGCAACCGAGAAATAGAAAAAGAATAGCCCCCGTTTCAAGTAACGCTCTTCCTCCTGCACGCTATCCTTATAAGTAAGGAGCATTAACAAGCAACAGGTCAGGGCCGAGATTACCGGAAACAGGTTCGTGAGAATCGATATCCATGTTTGCATACTCATATCACACAAATATATCAAAAAACGTGCAATAGCACCCTGTACAACAGATACTTTAATTATCATCATTCGTGCATTTCGTTCAAGATTCACGCACTGCAAGCCCGCTTCGAACGATTTGTCATGTTATCTTTTTTCACTTTTGAACGATTTGAACGGTCGATTTATATACTTTGCACATCCCGGTTTTCTTCTTTAACCTATTTTTACCGGAAAGAATTTATCATCTAAAAACACTATGGACGACGAAAACTTATTTGAAACCAACCTTGCCGATTCAGCTTGGCAATGGGATTTTATCGACTTCTGGGCACAACCCCTAAGTCAAAGAGGCATGAAACTTGGAAAGGAAAAAGACGACAAGGTGCCATCCCCGGAAAAGGATCAGTGACCTGTTCTTTTCCTGAAGAATGATCAAGACCTATTGTCCCGCCTCTTCCTTGAAAAAAGAATTACACAGGATTAACATGAAATTTTTATCCCGATCGCCAAACTCGGACTTAATTTTCTTGTAAGCCACCTTGACCTGTGTCTTCACCGTATTCACGGACACGCCCAATTGTTCGGACACGTCCTTGTAACTCAATCCCTCGATACATCCCAAAATAAAAATCTCCTTGCACTTGGGCGGCAAACTGTCCATCACGATCTGCAGCCGTTCGTACAACT
Proteins encoded in this region:
- a CDS encoding SusC/RagA family TonB-linked outer membrane protein; translation: MKLTFLLICGFVFSLSASVRAQDQMVTLKVEEMSFVNVISELKKQTQLDFFYSFDEIKVDRKISLDVKNVKVDDVLQYILGNNFTWEYVDNMVIIKPIVLKQSQKKSLRVKGFVYDTQKQPLPGVTVKVAGVPLGTATDTRGWFAMDLPMTEGMLEFSFVGYQLRQVKFTAASDTLRIFMEEDVNELEEVVSLGYYNMDKRKSTSSITSLKMDDIMQPGVSTLDQMLEGQVPGMIFMQNTGQVGASPKIKIRGTTTLLGSTAPLWVLDGVILQDPVNVDASNINDLDFVNLLGNAISGLNPSDIDQIDVLKDASATAIYGPKASNGVIVITTKKGKVGKPAVTYSLTGTFRQRPRYTDRAVNVMNSMERIAYSREAISAGWRMPSLGAWVGYEAAYSDYLNNKITYNEFVGKVSEMETANTDWLGILLQDTYSHNHTLSVSGGSENFRYYSSLSYMDEKGNTRGEGNKRYTAMTNLSVNYDKWDFRFGLNGNLQKKEYTPEDVGVANYAYNTSRSVPAYGEDGELVFYDVDQNSQYKSDYNIINDMEHSWRHIDTDQIGMQMALGYRIISSLKAEVNFSYNVSHTDDDTYYGEETSRMLAMRCIVKRALPNSALEIGDQNAAAATSVAGGELKLSNTKNESYSLRGTLTYNKSLTENQSITANLIGELSHSKYSGFGITKRNYLPDRGMIFDNWDIKKYTSFTEWSHSDEARGRMEDNLTRQVGLIFSASWAWKNTYILNGNIRADWSNKFGDRSHEKFLPIWSLSGRWNMHDNILYGFSWVNTFALKLSFGYQGNMSNTESPKLIIQKNGTHPFFDEYYSTIQNFPNPFLGWETTSTFNGEIEYSLFKNRLRGSLGYYYRHTSNAFMKKTVAVFNGTRDYMVNAGTLINQGFEFTFQFTPIDNMINKVSSALSEATSGGVERRGFRWRFDPQFGSVFNQLLDKVKPKDKKIQDNEVTIQQYLNGQVQVSGRPVNTFYSYRFRGLNHDTGAPEFYGAIEKEPMLDKNGDPVYDENGDPVIINNAEIYSNMDKEEVWRTKLLTRSGCREPFLQGGIYNSFEYNNWVLAFNLTYSLGSKIRLFRMYDNGGSLPLPEKNLRRDWEKRWRVPGDERHTTIPGIVGGEAYYQMNNYWWKNNTYDWQQNYWTMYDYSDIRVASGNYLKLSSLQLRYVVPEHLCKRLYMKSAYLSVSGTNLFTLCSKKLKGQDPSQSGSTNLINISVRPTYSLTLNVTF
- a CDS encoding AraC family transcriptional regulator; the encoded protein is MQTWISILTNLFPVISALTCCLLMLLTYKDSVQEEERYLKRGLFFFYFSVAFGWACVIVYTWSPRLFVYLNSLCYCSFIMMSVTFYHVVFWLTRVDSSERFSTWHYGLPVLIPFALLVWSLFVPLDVQVAIVAVDSPLEDVYFYFTRFFTSQLMVAFLFCLCYTLLGLKRLFRYWHLTRERSGDMGEPPLRWLGSVLLLFLVSLCMPLLEPLFAESYWVDFLPIGILLLQFSIISYNVIVGNYVLCPCERGASGDRLVIKKPPLLNKERFEKYMREEKPYLNPELKITDLTGGLQTNRTYLSTFINRTYGMNFNAYINDCRLREMESLLADSTYAGECMTELAIRAGFGCYHSYRRAKKRNITNF
- a CDS encoding FecR family protein, with the translated sequence MSTKDEKDWLRAILEGKVKPGDAEWERIWKEEDFTGVRRVLREVGMRKKDELVADREKMWRIVKQYRGEGRNRRRVVAWRWVAAVMLPLLLGGILWINSREKKDVLVAGVVPEIEAGTPRAVLLMEQGERIDLSLLAGDTILNKGDVRIRLDSSKSVTYERMAGTPAKIEYNTIIVPRKGEYQLILADGSKVYLNSESRLRFPTRFEGKERRVYLEGEGYFEVAKDTTKPFIVEAKEVDVRVLGTSFNVSAYVSEQAVRTTLVSGKVRVGDRLTGKGEVILPGQQAEWKDGAFKTKEVDTSIYTAWIDGKFYFEGATLEEITVQLERWYDIDFFFTSEKVKRFAFAGVINKEYSANKIFSIIEKTTRVRFSVNGRVVTVSEVNNKQE